The DNA window TTGACACACCTATTTGCGGGCGCAAACCCGGCGTGGCAAGAGCAATAATCGGGCAGAGCAACGCGAAAAAAAATAAAACACTGAGGCCGCGCGACCACAGGTGAATGTGAATAAACTTCATAAGGACTTTGGGAAACAGACGGAAAGTTGTATTAAGGAGCAGGTGATAGACTGTCGAACAAAGTACATAATAGCATAAGCCACATGAAAGTCAAGGTAAAATCCGAAGAAATTGGCGGGAGATAAATATCGGTAAGCGCGTCTTTTTTTCAGAGATAAAAAGCCGTATATTCCGTTGATCGTTAAACTTATTTTTTTGCAAAAGGTTCCTCATGCGCTTGCGCTGGTATGTGATATCCGAACTGATAACGCCATTTTTATTTAGTTTTTCCGTGATCATCTTCCTTCTCGTCATTGATCTCGTGTTGCAAATGCTCGATCGCATTCTGGGAAAAGGCGTACCCATAGGTGTGGTTTTTGAGTTGTTTTTTTTAAACACGGCCTGGATGATTGCACTCGCCGTTCCGATGGCTGTGCTGGTCAGCACCCTGCTGGCATTTGGCCGCTTGAGTGCCTCGGGCGAAATTGTGGCCATGCGCGCATTGGGCATTGGGATACATCAGGTCGTAGGACCGGTCTTGATCGTCGCAATGCTATTGGGAATTGGGCTGGTGATTTTTAATGATCGCATTTTGCCCGAATTTAATCACCGCGCCCGCGTATTGATGACAGATATTCACCGCAAACGCCCCGCTGTCGCACTCGCCGACAAAGCCGGTGTAATGATCGGCGATTTCAAAAATTACCAGATTTTATTTGATCGCGCCGATGCGGGCGGGAATATCCTCCATGACGTACTGGTATATAGCTTTAATAGCGATGGGTTTCCCGAAACCGCGGTTGCCGATTCCGGTGTTGTCGAATTTGACGAAGCGCGCGACGAGGCTCTGCTCTATCTTTTTCAAGGAGAAATGCACCGCATTGATCCAGACGATTCCACAGTCTATGCGCTCACGACATTTGCCAAAGCCAGGTTGCGGCTCGGTGATGCGGGCCAACAGTTATCGCGGTCTTCATCGGCGTATCGCAATGATAGAGAAATGGATATCGCCACCATGCAGCACAAAATTGCACAATACGAAAGCGAATTATATCAGGCGAAGATCAAAAGAGCAAATCTCCTGAATGCATTTGTGCGCGAAGTGTTAATAGATTCTACTGATACAAAACCCGTGCAGTCGCTGCGCGCTGTATTGGGACGCGCGGCAGCCGATACGCGGATTGCAAGCCATAAGTTGAGAGCCGCAGACCGATTGCGCGTAGAGGTACACAAAAAATTTTCAATTCCCGCAGCCTGTGTAGCGTTTGTGCTGGTAGGCGCGCCTATCGGCATGTGGGCGCGCAGTAGCAGTGCGGCAATTGGCGCGGCAATTAGCATTGGCTTTTTTTTGGCGTGGTGGATTTTTCTCATCGGAGGTGAAAAACTGGCTGACCGCGGGGTACTCATGCCCTGGTTTGCGATGTGGATACCCAATGTATTGACCGCCCTCGTCGGCGTTGTTCTATCTGCTCGTATTATCTGCGAGTGGGGCGTAAAAAGGAGATAGCCGTGCGTATTTTGAGCCGCTATGTCATCGTCCAATTTGCAATGCCCTTTGCTCTCAGCTTGCAGGCTTTTACGGTTGTTTTTGTCGTAATTGATCTGGTAGATCGCCTCAGTTCGTTTATAGACCGCGAAGTCGGCCTGGGAACAATTCTATCTTATTATTTATGCTATTTGCCCTATATTGTCGTCCTCGTGCTTCCAATGGCGGTCTTGCTCGCGGGATTATTCTGTATGGGTGGGCTGATACAGCGTGGGGAATTGCTGGCAATGAAAAGCGCTGGCATAAGTCTTTATCAAGTCGTGATTCCATTGCAAATACTTGCCCTTGGAATCAGTATTTTGGCCGCTACAATGACCGATCAAGTCGTGCCGCGGGCAAACCGGGCGCGATCGAAAATCGAGCAACCGCGTCGATCAGCGGTTGGGCCTCAGTCCATTCGCGTGCAAATTGCGCTGCGGGATACGGGCAGGCGCGTTTTGTCAATGAGAGAATACGACGCCCAGGCCCTGAAAGGACGGCAGGTAATACTCGACAAATACGAAGGTGGGTCACTCGCAGAGCGCGTTCGCGCCGAAGAAATCGTTTGGGCCGCCGCAGAATGGCATTTTATGAATGGAGATCGGCGTGTATTTTCAGATGGTAAAGAATTTTATCGCGCATTTCGCGTGTGGGCGGCAAAAGATGTAACACTAACGCCCGAAGACCTCGTACGCGACGTCGTGCCCGAAGACCAGATGACGTATTCGGAACTGACGGACTTTATCCATCGCAAATCGCGCAACGGCAGCCAAACACTTCGAGAATCTGTGGCACTTCACATGCGTTTGGCATTTCCATTTGCGAACTTCGTGATCGCCCTTTTTGGCCTTCCCATCGCCTCTCGCATGCAGCGGACGGGACGCCCCATCCAAATTGGCATGTGCTTGCTGATTTGCTTTGCATTTTACGGATGCATTCAACTCGGACGCGCCATGGGTTGGAACGATGTGCTATCTCCTGCCTGGGGTGCCTGGGGGGCAAATGCGATCTTTGGCGCGATTGGGATTATCACCCTTCTCACAACGCGCAAATAGTTAACACCTTAACATTCGAGGATCCACATGAAATACAATATTCTCCTGATGATCTCCGATCAGCACAGCAAATATCACATTGGTGCTTATGGCGATCCCCTCGTGCGCACGCCCCACCTCGACCAGCTAACAGAAAACGGTATGCGCTTCACAAGCGCGTATTGTGCCTCACCTGTTTGCGTGCCCAGCCGCATGTCATTTATGACGTGTCGCATGCCTTCGGCCAATCGCGTGTGGAACAACAATCACCTGCTGCATTCGGGGATTCCCACCTGGGCACACGCCATGGGACTCGTCGGATATGAAACATCGCTTATTGGGCGGATGCACTTCAACGGACACGACCAGCGACACGGCTTTGAAAATCGCCCCTTCGGCGAATACGGTGCCACACATCCGGGCGCAAACAGGCAGGGCGCGCCCCTCTTCAAAAGCATTTCAACGGCGACCACCGGGCAAAATCGCACGGCTGTCGAAGTTGCTGGACGAGGATATGGCTCATACCACGTTTTTGACGAAATGGTCGCGGAAAGAACCAGTGCATATCTGCGCGACAAAGCGAAAAATCCCGGCGACCGCCCCTTTGCTGCCGTAGCGGGATTTCTTTTACCTCACTGCCCCTTCATCGCACACAAAGAGCTTTTTGATTATTATTACGACCGCGTCGATATCCCCCAACACACGCCCAATGAACCCGCAGCCATTCGCAAATTCAAACAGCTTCGCGGCCTCTATCCCCCCCTCGACGAAGAACGCATTCGCGTTGCCCGCGCCGCTTATTTTGGCATGTGTGAATACCTCGACATACAAATCGGGCGCATCCTTCAGACCCTGCGAGAAACGGGCCTCGACCGCAATACGCTGGTCATTTACTGCTCGGACCACGGCGAGATGGCCGGAGAACACGGCTGCTGGTGGAAAAGCAGTTACTACGAAGGATCTGTGGGCGTTCCCCTCATCGCAAGCCTTCCAGGCGTGATCGCACCAAACGCGGAAACCAACCAGATATGTAATCTGATGGACATTGGTCCCACACTCCTCGACATGGCAGATGGAGATCCCATGCCGGACATTTGCGGACACTCGCTCTGGCCGCTGCTTATGGGGCGAGATGATAGCGATCACCCCAATGAAACATTCAGTGAGCACCTGGGGATAGAACGCACACCCTCGTGTATGATTCGAACGGGTCCCTGGAAATGTTACACATATCACGACGATACCGCGCCCGTCCTCTACAACCTCGAAGACGATCCCGATGAAATGCACAATCTGGGCAGCGATCCCAATTATGAACACATCCGCGACCACCTCATATCCCGCATTTTTGAACACTGGGATCCGGAGTATGTACTTAGAGAATGCGCGGATATCGATCGCGATATACGCCTGATTACCCGCTGGGGACAGACCATTCAACCCGCCTTGCCCGACAGCGTTCCGGTACCCGATGGCGCCGAAGATATTGAATGTCTGTGACGCTAACCGCTAATCGCTTGTGTTTTTAAGTGACAAATGACTCTTTTTTACTTTACTTTAACACCCCCAAATTATCCGTTGTCGCATTTGACTGAATAGTTCTTCGAGCTATTTTTACAGAGGACACATTTATGCAACGCAAGTTTTTAATCCCAACCATATTTGTCATTGTCATCGGGTTCGCGTGGTTATCATCCTATTATACCGACTGGCTGTGGTTCTCGAGCCTCGATTTTCAGGCTGTCTTCTGGACCACCCTGAAAGCGCGTTTCCTATCCGGTATATTTTACGGTCTGATTGCCGCTGTGGTCATTGGTATCAACCTCCATTATGTCGGCCGATTCACCCGCTCCGCGCTCGAATTAGACGCCTCACTTTACGAAGATGAAATGCCCGGCGCAAGTCTGCTGCGCTCAAATACCGGCTATCTGTTAATCGCCGCTGTACTCGTCCTCATTATGGGCAATGTCGGCTCCTCCCAGTGGCCCACCCTGTTGCGTTACTGGTACGGCGGATCATTTGGTACTTCCGACCCCATTTTTGCGCGCGACGTTGGGTTTTATGTCTTTGATTTGCCCTTTTACCAGTTTACAGTCGGTTTTCTCATCGGCACGGTAATCGTATCAGCCCTTGCATCAGGGGTTATTTACATGGCCACAGGCGGTATTCGCTTGCAGGAACGCATTCAAGTCATGCCGCGCCCCGTAGCACACCTGTCTGCCCTTGCCGGGCTATTCTTGCTGTTTTCCGCTATCAATTATTACCTCAAAATCTACGGCTTACTCTATTCTCCGGGCGACGTCTTTTTTGGCGCGGGATTCGTAGATGTCAACGTCCAACGCTGGATATATTGGATCCTCATCATTGCCTTTGTCGCAACGGGCATCATGCTCTTGCGAAATATCAAAGCACGTGAAGCGCGCCCGCTCCTCATCGGTGTTGGCGTCTTTCTCGTCGGGACCATAGGACTGGGCAGTATCCCGGGCGCAATTGTTCAAAAACTCATCGTAGATCCCACCGAACTCCAGCGCGAAACCCCCTACATCAAAAACAACATCGAATTCACGCGAAAAGCGTACGCCCTCGACAGGATTTCGGAACAACCCTTTGAAGCATCCGAGAACCTCACCGCAGAGGATATTGCCGCCAATCCTTTGACCATTCGCAACATCCGCATCTGGGATGAGCGCCCAATGGTACAAACCTATCAGCAGGTTCAGGAAATTCGTCCCTATTATGTCTTTCCCAGCGTTGATGTTGACCGCTACACTGTGGACGGCGTATATCGACAAGTCATGCTTTCTGGACGCGAACTCGACACCAATCGCCTGCCTGCTCAGGCGCGCAACTGGGTCAATGAAACCCTGCAATACACACACGGATACGGGGTTGCCATGAGCCCGGTTACCCACGTCACGCCCGAGGGTTTGCCCGCGTTTATGATCAAAGATATTCCCCCGGTGTCCGACGCGGCAGAGCTACAAATCTCCCGACCTGAAATCTACTATGGCGAACGCACCTATGGCAACGTGGTCGTCAAAACCAGCGCCGAAGAATTTGACTATCCCCAGCGCGATGGCAATGCGTTTACCACCTACGAAGGCAATGGCGGGGTGCCCATGGGCAGTTTCATCAACCGCCTGGCATTTACCATTCGCATGATGGATCCCAACCTGCTCTTGAGTACCTACATCTTACCTGAGAGCAAAATTATGTACCACCGGCAGATCGCCCAACGCGCACGCGAGATCGCGCCTTTCCTCTTCTTCGACTCCGACCCCTATCTCGTTATCTCTGAAGGCCGTCTGTACTGGATCTTAGATGCGTACACGACCACCAACATGTATCCCTATTCCAAACGCATGGGAAGGTCGCAGATCAACTACATCCGCAATTCGGTCAAAGTCGTTATGGATGCCTATCACGGTTCTGTCACCTTTTATCAGGCAGAAGATGAACCCGTGATTGCCGCTTATGCCGCGATATTCCCCACCCTGTTCAAATCAATTGACACCATGCCTGCAGATTTGCGCGCCCATGTGCGCTATCCCGTTGACCTCTTCCGCATTCAAGCGACGATGTATCGCGAATATCACATGCAGGAAGTGCAGGTGTTTTACAACCAGGAAGACCTGTGGGAAATCCCAAATGAGATCTACGGCCAAAACGACCGCACACAACCGATGGAACCGTATTATATCATCGTCAAATTTCCCGGTGAAGAACGCGAGGAATTTCTTCTGCTCGTGCCCTTCACACCCGCCCAAAAGGACAACATGATCGGCTGGCTTGCCGCGCGATGCGACGGGGAAAACTACGGTGACTTGCTGGTCTATCTCCTGCCCAAAGAAAAACTCATCTTCGGTCCGATGCAACTCGAAGCCCGCATCGATCAGCAGCCAGATATATCGAGCCAACTCACCCTGTGGGGACAGGGCGGCTCCGAAGTCATTCGCGGCAACCTTTTGGCCGTACCCATCGAATCATCTTTCCTGTACGTTGAACCCATCTACCTGCAAGCCCGCCAGGAATCCAATCAATTGCCACAACAGGGTTTCGAAGGCGAAGGCGGTGGACAGCCCCAGCAAGGACAACCACCGCGTCAACTCCAGCAAAGCACAGCCATCCCCGAACTCAAGCAAGTGATCGTCGCATTTGGCGGGCAAGTCATCATGCGCGATACATTTGAACAGGCACTCAACGAACTGTTTGGCTCTGATGCGGGGAAAACCCTGGGGACTTCAAGTTCCGAAGAAACATTCGAGACCACATCAGAACAACCCGCTGAACGCACCGCGGCAGATTTGGCATCAGAAGCAGATATGCAATTCCAGCGCGTGCGGGAATCGCTTCAAAAGTGGGATTGGACAACCGCGGGCGAAGCGATGAAACAGTTGGAACAGTCGATTCTCGAATTGAAAAAGACACTGGAGAAATAATTCCTCCAGTCCATTTCTCCC is part of the Gemmatimonadota bacterium genome and encodes:
- a CDS encoding LptF/LptG family permease, giving the protein MRLRWYVISELITPFLFSFSVIIFLLVIDLVLQMLDRILGKGVPIGVVFELFFLNTAWMIALAVPMAVLVSTLLAFGRLSASGEIVAMRALGIGIHQVVGPVLIVAMLLGIGLVIFNDRILPEFNHRARVLMTDIHRKRPAVALADKAGVMIGDFKNYQILFDRADAGGNILHDVLVYSFNSDGFPETAVADSGVVEFDEARDEALLYLFQGEMHRIDPDDSTVYALTTFAKARLRLGDAGQQLSRSSSAYRNDREMDIATMQHKIAQYESELYQAKIKRANLLNAFVREVLIDSTDTKPVQSLRAVLGRAAADTRIASHKLRAADRLRVEVHKKFSIPAACVAFVLVGAPIGMWARSSSAAIGAAISIGFFLAWWIFLIGGEKLADRGVLMPWFAMWIPNVLTALVGVVLSARIICEWGVKRR
- a CDS encoding LptF/LptG family permease, which codes for MRILSRYVIVQFAMPFALSLQAFTVVFVVIDLVDRLSSFIDREVGLGTILSYYLCYLPYIVVLVLPMAVLLAGLFCMGGLIQRGELLAMKSAGISLYQVVIPLQILALGISILAATMTDQVVPRANRARSKIEQPRRSAVGPQSIRVQIALRDTGRRVLSMREYDAQALKGRQVILDKYEGGSLAERVRAEEIVWAAAEWHFMNGDRRVFSDGKEFYRAFRVWAAKDVTLTPEDLVRDVVPEDQMTYSELTDFIHRKSRNGSQTLRESVALHMRLAFPFANFVIALFGLPIASRMQRTGRPIQIGMCLLICFAFYGCIQLGRAMGWNDVLSPAWGAWGANAIFGAIGIITLLTTRK
- a CDS encoding sulfatase-like hydrolase/transferase, with the protein product MKYNILLMISDQHSKYHIGAYGDPLVRTPHLDQLTENGMRFTSAYCASPVCVPSRMSFMTCRMPSANRVWNNNHLLHSGIPTWAHAMGLVGYETSLIGRMHFNGHDQRHGFENRPFGEYGATHPGANRQGAPLFKSISTATTGQNRTAVEVAGRGYGSYHVFDEMVAERTSAYLRDKAKNPGDRPFAAVAGFLLPHCPFIAHKELFDYYYDRVDIPQHTPNEPAAIRKFKQLRGLYPPLDEERIRVARAAYFGMCEYLDIQIGRILQTLRETGLDRNTLVIYCSDHGEMAGEHGCWWKSSYYEGSVGVPLIASLPGVIAPNAETNQICNLMDIGPTLLDMADGDPMPDICGHSLWPLLMGRDDSDHPNETFSEHLGIERTPSCMIRTGPWKCYTYHDDTAPVLYNLEDDPDEMHNLGSDPNYEHIRDHLISRIFEHWDPEYVLRECADIDRDIRLITRWGQTIQPALPDSVPVPDGAEDIECL
- a CDS encoding UPF0182 family protein; this encodes MQRKFLIPTIFVIVIGFAWLSSYYTDWLWFSSLDFQAVFWTTLKARFLSGIFYGLIAAVVIGINLHYVGRFTRSALELDASLYEDEMPGASLLRSNTGYLLIAAVLVLIMGNVGSSQWPTLLRYWYGGSFGTSDPIFARDVGFYVFDLPFYQFTVGFLIGTVIVSALASGVIYMATGGIRLQERIQVMPRPVAHLSALAGLFLLFSAINYYLKIYGLLYSPGDVFFGAGFVDVNVQRWIYWILIIAFVATGIMLLRNIKAREARPLLIGVGVFLVGTIGLGSIPGAIVQKLIVDPTELQRETPYIKNNIEFTRKAYALDRISEQPFEASENLTAEDIAANPLTIRNIRIWDERPMVQTYQQVQEIRPYYVFPSVDVDRYTVDGVYRQVMLSGRELDTNRLPAQARNWVNETLQYTHGYGVAMSPVTHVTPEGLPAFMIKDIPPVSDAAELQISRPEIYYGERTYGNVVVKTSAEEFDYPQRDGNAFTTYEGNGGVPMGSFINRLAFTIRMMDPNLLLSTYILPESKIMYHRQIAQRAREIAPFLFFDSDPYLVISEGRLYWILDAYTTTNMYPYSKRMGRSQINYIRNSVKVVMDAYHGSVTFYQAEDEPVIAAYAAIFPTLFKSIDTMPADLRAHVRYPVDLFRIQATMYREYHMQEVQVFYNQEDLWEIPNEIYGQNDRTQPMEPYYIIVKFPGEEREEFLLLVPFTPAQKDNMIGWLAARCDGENYGDLLVYLLPKEKLIFGPMQLEARIDQQPDISSQLTLWGQGGSEVIRGNLLAVPIESSFLYVEPIYLQARQESNQLPQQGFEGEGGGQPQQGQPPRQLQQSTAIPELKQVIVAFGGQVIMRDTFEQALNELFGSDAGKTLGTSSSEETFETTSEQPAERTAADLASEADMQFQRVRESLQKWDWTTAGEAMKQLEQSILELKKTLEK